The Candidatus Manganitrophaceae bacterium genome segment GAAGAACTTGATTAAACTCTCAAAAGCAAATATTGTCCTTAATAAGCCCTCACTGGAATTTTTCTCAAGGATCTCACCGTCCCACTCCGCTCCCTTTCTGATTCCGAATTTTATTGATGACGGTATTTTTACAAAGCAAGTGATCGTTAGAGCCTCTCAGCGACGCCCGCGTGCCCTGTTTGTGGGTGGAATAACGAAAGCAAAAGGCGGATTGGAGATCGTTGAAACCGCAAGATCAATGAGCGGAATCGATTTTGTCATGATCGGCTCCGTGTTGAGTGATATGGAATCGGAGCTTAAAGATGCTCCGCCTAATCTTTTTTTATGTAAAGAGATGCACCATGCAGAGATCATCCAAGAGATGTGCCAAAGCGATCTCTTATTATTTCCATCTCACTCAGAAGGCTTCCCCAATGCGGTGTTGGAAGCGATGTCTGTCGGCCTGCCTGTTATCGCAACAAAGGTCGGTGCGATTCCTGAGATGATTGAGGAAGAAAAAGGTGGAATTCTTGTAGATGTCGGAGATCTTAAGGCGATCACTCGGGCTCTTGAAAAATTGATCGATGATTCCGAATTGAGAACTTCAATGGGGCGATTCAATAGAGAGAAGAGCCGGAATCATTATTCCTACTCTGTCGTTATAAAGAAATTAACTGCAGTTTATGACGCGATATCGTAGACGAATTGGAGGGAGCCTTCACTTCGGTCCTTCAGTTATCTGGATTTTGTGGAGAGACTAAGACGAATGTGCGGCATTGTTGGTTTCTCGGGAAATTTTTCAACGGATCGGCTTGAAGAGGCCGGCAGGTCGATCGCCCATCGCGGTCCGGATGCCGATGGAATCTGGCTCGATCACGGCGCCGGGATCGGCCTTGCCCACCGCCGTTTGTCGATCCTCGACCTCTCCCCTTCCGGAGCGCAGCCGATGGCCGGCGCGGATGGCGCGGTGGTGCTGGTGTTCAACGGCGAGATATACAACTTCCGCGAACTCCGTTTGGAGCTGGAATCAAAAGGGCATCGCTTTCGCGGGCATTCCGATACCGAGGTGTTGATCGAGCTTTATCTCGCCGAGGGCAAAGCGATGCTGCGCCGGCTAAATGGCATTTTTGCGTTCGCACTCTGGGATCGGCGCAACCGGTCGCTGTTCATCGCGCGGGACCCGCTGGGAGTGAAGCCGCTTTACTACACCGAGGCGGCCGGCGGCTTCGCCTTTGCAAGCGAGATCAAGGCGCTCCTCTGCCTGGCGCCGGAAAGCCGCGAGCTGGATATCCCGGCGCTTCACCGCTACTTGAGCTTTTTGTGGTGCCCGGGAGAGGGGACGCCGCTGCGCGGCGTGCGCAAGCTGCTGCCGGGAGAGGCGATGGTGATCGAGGCGGGAAGGATTTCCCGGCGCTGGATCTGGTATCAACTCCCCCCTTTCCGCGGAACGGTCGCCGATCTTTCCGAACCGGAAGCGGTGGCCGGCACAGCGGAGACCCTCCGCCGGGCGGTCCACCGGCAACTCGTCGCGGACGTGCCGGTCGGCGCTTTCCTTTCCGGAGGGCTCGATTCAAGCGCCGTGGTCGCTTTTGCCAGGGAGCAGGCGCCGGATATCCATTGTTTTAGCATTGAAATCGAGGGGGGGCAAGGGGACGGTTTCGTTGATGACCTTCCTTATGCCAGACGCGTCGCTCTGCATTTGGGGGTTCCGCTCGATGTGGTGCGCATCGATGCGGGTCGCATGGCCAATGACCTTGAGGGAATGGTGGCGCAGCTCGATGAGCCATTGGCCGATCCGGCCCCCTTGAATGTCCTCTACATCAGCCGGCTGGCCCGCGAACAGGGGATCAAAGTCCTCCTTTCGGGCGCCGGCGGGGATGATCTCTTCACCGGTTATCGGCGTCATGTCGCGGTGAATTATGAACACTATTGGAAATGGCTCCCGTTCGGCGTCCGCTCGGGGCTGGAACAGGCAACGGTCGGTCTCGATCAGCGCCGGCCGCTCTTTCGGCGTTTAACGAAACTCTTCTCCGGCGCCGGCCTGACTGGCGACGCGCGGCTGGCGAACTATTTTCTCTGGGCAAAAGAGTCGCAGCTCCTCGGCCTTTATACCCCCGAGTTTCGGGCCCGTCTGGGACAGGAAGAGGCTTCGGCTCCCATGCTGGCCTTCCTGAAGCCGCTTCCGGCCTCGGTGCCTCCCCTGGAGCGGATGCTGGCGCTGGAGCAGCGGTTCTTTCTGTCGGATCACAACCTGGCCTATACCGACAAGATGTCGATGGCAACCGGTGTGGAGGTCCGCGTCCCATTCCTCGATCTCGATCTGGTTGAACATGCGGCCCGGATCTCGATTGGTATCAAGCAGCGGGGTCAGGTCGGCAAATGGATTTTAAAGAAAGCAATGGAGCCCTATCTGCCTCATGATGTGATTTATCGGCCGAAGTCCGGCTTCGGTGCACCACTCCGCCAGTGGATGCGGCGCGAACTGCGTCCTTTGTTAGGTGACTTGCTGTCGGTGGAGAGTCTAACACGGCGCGGGTTGTTCGATCCGGAGGCGGTGCAGCGCCTGATGACACAGGATGACAGCGGTCAGATCGATGCTTCTTATACATTGTTGTCCTTGTTGAACATTGAAATCTGGTGCCGAACATATCTTGATGCGGCACCGATGAACCATCACTTTAGCCACTCTTGGGAGAAAAAAAGTGAAGCAAGTTCTTCAAAGTCTTAAATCAGGTGCCACCGAAGTGGCGGAGATTCCCTGCCCGGCAGTGAAGCAGGGCCAGCTGCTCATCCGTTCGAGTCGGACGTTGGTGTCGGCCGGGACCGAGCGGATGCTGGTGGAGTTCGGAAAGGCCGGCTGGATTGCGAAGGCCCGCCAACAGCCGGACAAGGTCCGGATGGTGCTCGACAAGATCAAAACCGACGGACTCATGCCGACGCTGGAAACGGTCTTCAACAAGCTGGAGCAGCCGCTCTCCCTCGGCTACTGCAACGTCGGTGTGGCGATGGAGGTCGGGGCCGGTGTTGCCGGTTTCACGGCGGGCGATCGGATCGCTTCCAATGGCAAACATGCCGAAGTGGTCAGCGTGCCGATGAATCTCTGTGCAAAGGTGCCGGAGACCGTAACGGATGACGAAGCGGCCTTCACCGTCATCGCCGCCGTTGCCTTGCAGGGAATTCGTCTAGCCCAGCCGACGTTGGGTGAGGCGGTGGTCGTCACTGGACTCGGATTGATCGGCTTGATCGCCGTGCAATTGCTGAGAGCGCACGGCTGCCGGGTGCTCGGCATCGATTTCGATCCCGAGAAACTGGCCCTAGCGCGGACGTTCGGCGCCGAGACGGTGAACCTTTCCGCAGGAGAAGACCCAGTCGCCGCCGCGATCGCGTTTTCCCGCGGCCGCGGGGTCGATGCCGTCCTGATCACCGCCTCCACGAAGAGCAGCGAGCCGGTGCATCAGGCCGCGCTGATCTGCCGCAAGCGGGGCCGTATTGTGCTGGTCGGAGTGACCGGGCTGGAGCTCTCCCGCGCCGATTTCTTCGAAAAAGAGCTTACCTTTCAGGTGTCGTGTTCCTATGGTCCCGGCCGGTACGACGCGAGCTATGAAGAAAAGGGGGTCGACTACCCGGTCGGCTTTGTCCGGTGGACGGAGCAGCGCAACTTCGAGGCGGTGCTCGACATGATGGCCGACGGGCGGCTGAATGTCCGACCGCTGATTTCACATCGCTTTGATATTCACGACGCGGAAGAGGCATACGCGCTGGTCGGCGGCTCAGGACCCTCGCTCGGAATTTTACTGCAGTATCCGACCGAAGCGCAGAAGCCCGAGAGGGCGCTCCGCCAGGCGACCGTGGAATTGGCCCCTCGCATCCGGCCCTCCGGGGAGAGAGGAGAGGAACAAGCGGTGGTCGGATTCATCGGTTCGGGCAACTATGCGACCGCGAAGCTGATTCCAGCCTTTAAGGAGGCGGGCGCCCGGTTGAAGACGGTCGCTTCGAGCGGCGGCGTCAGCGGCGTCCATGCCGGCCGCAAGTTCGGCTTTGAAGCGACCACCACCGATACGGAGAGCATTTTTTCCGACCCGGAGATCAACACGGTCGTCATTGCCACCCGGCATGACAGCCATGCGCAGCTGGTCTGTCGGGCGCTCGAAGCCGGCAAGCATCTGTTTGTAGAAAAACCGCTGGCGCTGACGCTGGCCGAGCTGGCGGCAATCGAGCGAACCTATGCGGCGGGATTGGAAGCCGGACGTATTCCCTTGGTGATGGTCGGCTTCAACCGCCGGTTTGCCCCTCAGGTCAGGAAAATGAAAACACTCCTATCCGGCGTGAGGCAACCGAAGGTCTTCGTCATGATGGTGAACGCAGGCGCCCTTCCGCCGGAACATTGGACCCAGGAGCGGATCGTCGGCGGCGGCCGGATCATCGGCGAGGCGTGTCATTTTATCGACCTCCTCCGGTTTTTGGCCGAGTCGCCCATCCGTCAATTTCAGGCGGTCTCGATCGACAGGGGAGAGGGCGGAGGCATCTCGGAGGACAAGGCGAGCATCACGCTGCACTTCGAAGACGGCTCGATCGGCACCATTCACTATCTGGCGAACGGTCACAAGTCGTTCCCGAAGGAGCGGCTGGAGGTTTTCGCCGCCGGGCGGATTCTGCAGTTGGATAACTACCGGAAGCTGATCGGCTTCGGTTGGCCGGGGTTCCGGACAATGAATCTTTGGCGTCAGGATAAGGGACAACAGGCGTGTGCCGCCGCTTTCGTGAGGGCCATCGAGCGAGGTGAGGAAGCGCCGATCCCCTTTGAGGTCTTAATGGAGGTGAGCCGGGTGTCGATCGAAGTGGCGGAAGCGCTGCGATGACTCAGTCGACAAGAATGGAACAGGTAAACCTCCCTCTGTTTTGAGAAATAATGACATTTCATATGCACCTATATCTATCATGTTCCAATAATAAATTTATTGGTTAATCGAATTATGGGTTTGCCCGGTTTTAGCTTAATGTTGGCAGTCACTGTTGTCGCCGGATTGCTCTCTTGGCATGTGATCGAGAGACCTGCATTTGGCCTAAAGAAGTATTCACTGTTGCCACAAAGTAATGCATGATGAATTATTAAATATGCCGCGCCCTTTTTTGCAGAATGCCCGCGCGATACCACAAAGCGGTCCGGAGACCCTGTCGTTCGAGGCAAACGAATTCATTGGAACTGATACATCGAAGCTGAAGCCGTCCATGCATAAGCCATTTTCGGAAAAATGTAAGGCCCGGCATGATTCCGTGGAAGCGGGATGACAGATTCGGCGAGCGGATCGTCGTCAAAACTCTAAATTCATTACTCTTTAAGAGGATTCAGTGACCGTCGTCTCTCAGGTGGCTCTCAAAGCGCGGACTGCTTATGCGCTGGGACTGCCAAACATCTTCCGCGTCACCGTTTATCGGCTCAGTTTATTTTTTGGTTTAAACGCGGTTCGACGCTTAAAGGCACGATCTCTCAAGGCTCCTTTTTTTAATCCGATGTTGGTTGCGACGAAGGCAATTCCACCGATCGCGTGGCAGGACCAGGCGTATCTCTTTGGCTGGTTTCCGGTGGTATGGACAGGAGAGGTTTGTCCTGACTGGCATAAAAATCAAATTTCCGGTAGTCGGGCCGCGGGACAGGATCGGCCCTGGTGGGAGATACCCGATTTTGATCCAAAGGTCGGGGATATCAAAGCGGTTTGGGAGGCGTCCCGGTTTGATTGGGTTCTGGCAATGGCCCAGCGGGCCGCAGCGGGCGAGGCAAGCGAGTGGGTTCGCCTCAACGCTTGGCTGGAGGACTGGTGTCAAGCCAATCCCACCTACCTTGGGCCGAACTGGAAGTGTGGACAGGAAGCATCGATCCGGGTGATGCATCTGGCGATGGCGGCGCTGATCTCCGATCAAGCAGAGAAGCCGTGTGAAAGCCTCCTGGACTTGGTTGAGGCCCACTTGCTGCGGATCGCCCCCACCGTGCGCTATGCCATGGCTCAAGATAATAATCATGGAACGTCGGAAGCGGCAGCCCTTTTTATCGGAGGAAGCTGGCTTGTCCGCTCTGGCAGATCCGGTGCGGAACATTGGGAAGAGCTTGGACGGTATTGGCTTGAAAACCGCGCCGGTCGGCTGATCGAGCCCGATGGTAGTTTTAGCCAGTACTCCGTCAATTATCATCGGTTCCTGCTCGATACGTTCAGCATGGTGGAAGTCTGGCGACGGCACGCCGTGTTGAAGCCCTTCTCTTCAATGTGGCAAGCCCGGGCCGCCGCCGCTGCACGTTGGCTGGCGGCCTTTGTAGATCTGGACTCCGGCGATGCTCCGAACCTGGGGGCCAATGACGGCGCCCGCTTGCTGCCGTTGACCGATACCGATTTTCGGGATTTCCGCCCTTCCGTTCAACTCGCCATGGTTCTGTTTACCGAGAGCCGCGTTTATCCGGCCGAGGGCATTTGGAATGTCCCTTTGCGGTGGTTGGGGGTGAGTCTGCCCGAAGCAGTGGCTGAAACGACCCCGAGTCGCCTGTTTAATGATGGCGGATATGCACGCTTGCGTCGGGGGCGAGCGATGGCGCTGTTACGTTATCCAAGATTTCGTTTCCGGCCCAGCCAGGCGGACGCACTGCATTTGGATCTTTGGGTTTCGGGTGAAAATCTTCTTAGAGATGCCGGAAGCTTTAGCTACAACACCGATGAACATTGGATAAACTATTTTTCAGGTACTTCTGGCCATAATACGGTACAGTTTGATGACCATGACCAGATGCCAAGGCTCAGTCTCTTCTTGTTCGGTGATTGGTTAGAGACGCGGGAATTGGTCCCCTTGGAGAAGACGGATCAAGCGGTTTCATGCGGCGCAGGTTACAGAGACCGATTTGGTGTGGCACACAGCAGAAAAGTCCGCCTTGAAAGCAACGCGCTGATCGTCCGTGATGAAATCTGCGGTTTTAAGCGAAAGGCCGTATTGCGCTGGCGTCTCAGGCCCGGTTCATGGAAGGTTGAAGGAAATGTCGCGACCGATGGAAAGCATGCCATTTCGGTGAAAGCGAACGTTCCGATGATTCACTTCAACCTGATTCAAGGCTGGGAGTCCCGTTATTATTTACAAAAAGCACCCGTTCCTGTGCTGGAGGTGGAAGTGAGTGAACCGGGCGTTTTAACCACAGAATATCGTTGGCTGTCATGAGGATCCTTTATTTTCATCAGCATTTTTCGACTCCGGAAGGGACGACCGGCATCCGTTCCTATGAAATGGCCCGACGGCTTATTGCGCGCGGGCATGAAGTTACAATGGTGTGTGGTCGCTATCGAGGAGGACAAACGGGGCTCAGATCCCCCTTTATGCGCGGTTGTCGCCGAGGGCGAGTGGACGGCATCGATATCGTTGAGTTTGATCTGGCTTATTCGAACAGCGATCGATTTATAACGCGCACATTGACATTTATAAAGTTTGCACTCAGAAGCATCGCTCTGGCGCTGACGGAGCACTATGACGTCGTATTTGCCACGACCACGCCACTGACGGCGGGGATTCCGGGGATTTTTGCCCGCTGGTTTCGGGGGAAGCCTTTTGTCTTTGAAGTGCGGGACTTGTGGCCGGAGTTGCCCAAGGCCATGAGAGTGATCCGCAACCCCTTGGTGCTCGGGGCGATGTCTCTGCTTGAATGGATCTCCTATCACTCCGCGCAGCGGTTGGTTGGGCTTTCGCCCGGGATTGTGGAGGGAATCGCCCGGCGGGGGATTTCCAGAAATAAGATTTCACTGGTGCCGAACGGCTGCGATTTTGATATTTTTGCGGCTCCAGTGGCCCCCTGGCGGCCGGAGGGGATGAATGAAAAAGATCTGCTGGCCGTGTTTACCGGAACCCACGGTGTTGCCAATGGACTGGATGCCATTCTCGATGCCGCGGTCGAACTCAAGCGGCGCGGACGAAAAGATATTTATCTACTACTCATCGGAGAAGGAAGGCTCAAGCCCTCATTACAGGCTCGTGCTGAACGCGAAGGGTTAGACAATGTCCTGTTCTATCCTCCCGTTAACAAGACCCGTCTTGCAGGCCTGATGGCGAGTGCAGATTTGGGACTGCAGATTCTTGGAAACGTGCCTGCTTTCTATTATGGGACATCGCCCAACAAGTTTTTTGATTACATCGCTTCAGGACTCCCCGTGCTTAATAACTATCCCGGTTGGCTTGCAGAGATGATTTCCAAAGCGGAGTGTGGCTTTGCCATACCGCCGGATGATCCAAAGGCCTTCGCAGATGCGCTTGAACAGGCGGCGGAGGATCGTGATGCATTAAAAGAAAAAGGGCGGCGGGCGTTTATCCTGGCTCAATCAAAGTTCAACCGGAGAGAGCTTGCGGATCACTTTGTTGACTGGGTTGCGGGAGCGGCCGGGGGATGAAGCGACTCGTCGATATCTTCGCGGCAGGATTGGGCCTGTTTTTTTTATCGCCTATCTTCTTGATTGTGGCTTGGCTGATTCGTAGAAAACTGGGCCGTCCGGTGTTTTTTCACCAGACCCGCCCCGGCCTCAACGGCAAGCCGTTTCAGATGGTTAAATTCCGTACCATGACAGACAGAAAAGATTCGTCCGGGAAACTGCTGCCGGATGAAGTTCGTATCACTCCTTTCGGCCGGACCTTAAGGGCTTGGAGCCTCGACGAATTGCCGGAGTTGTGGAATGTGCTCAAAGGCGACATGAGCCTCGTCGGGCCGCGGCCTTTGCTAATGGAGTACCTTCCTCTTTATACGTCGGAGCAAGCGCGACGGCATGAGGTCCGTCCGGGAATCACCGGTTGGGCGCAGGTGAACGGGCGCAATGCGCTCAAATGGGAAGAGAAATTCAATTTAGACGTATGGTACGTCGATCACCAATGTTTCGCGTTGGACATGGAAATTCTTTGGATGACCCTTTCACCTGTTCTCTGCAGGTCGGGCATTAATCAGAAGGGAGAGACGCCCATGGAAAAGTTTCGCGGCAATAAGACTCAGGAGGTGCATTAGTGGGGGGGGTGCTTCTGATTGCCGGAGCCGGCGGACATGGGAAGGTGGTGGCGGATGCGGCGTTATCAACCGGCAAGTGGGATGAGGTCATGTTTTTGGATGATGCCTGGCCGGGGAAAAAAGGGAATGGCCGGTGGGGTATTTGTGGAAAGATCGAGAATCTTCCCGAGTGGCGGCTCCGTTGCAAAGAGGCCGTTGTTGCTATCGGTAATAATCGGCTGCGTCTGAT includes the following:
- a CDS encoding bi-domain-containing oxidoreductase; this encodes MKQVLQSLKSGATEVAEIPCPAVKQGQLLIRSSRTLVSAGTERMLVEFGKAGWIAKARQQPDKVRMVLDKIKTDGLMPTLETVFNKLEQPLSLGYCNVGVAMEVGAGVAGFTAGDRIASNGKHAEVVSVPMNLCAKVPETVTDDEAAFTVIAAVALQGIRLAQPTLGEAVVVTGLGLIGLIAVQLLRAHGCRVLGIDFDPEKLALARTFGAETVNLSAGEDPVAAAIAFSRGRGVDAVLITASTKSSEPVHQAALICRKRGRIVLVGVTGLELSRADFFEKELTFQVSCSYGPGRYDASYEEKGVDYPVGFVRWTEQRNFEAVLDMMADGRLNVRPLISHRFDIHDAEEAYALVGGSGPSLGILLQYPTEAQKPERALRQATVELAPRIRPSGERGEEQAVVGFIGSGNYATAKLIPAFKEAGARLKTVASSGGVSGVHAGRKFGFEATTTDTESIFSDPEINTVVIATRHDSHAQLVCRALEAGKHLFVEKPLALTLAELAAIERTYAAGLEAGRIPLVMVGFNRRFAPQVRKMKTLLSGVRQPKVFVMMVNAGALPPEHWTQERIVGGGRIIGEACHFIDLLRFLAESPIRQFQAVSIDRGEGGGISEDKASITLHFEDGSIGTIHYLANGHKSFPKERLEVFAAGRILQLDNYRKLIGFGWPGFRTMNLWRQDKGQQACAAAFVRAIERGEEAPIPFEVLMEVSRVSIEVAEALR
- the asnB gene encoding asparagine synthase (glutamine-hydrolyzing); its protein translation is MCGIVGFSGNFSTDRLEEAGRSIAHRGPDADGIWLDHGAGIGLAHRRLSILDLSPSGAQPMAGADGAVVLVFNGEIYNFRELRLELESKGHRFRGHSDTEVLIELYLAEGKAMLRRLNGIFAFALWDRRNRSLFIARDPLGVKPLYYTEAAGGFAFASEIKALLCLAPESRELDIPALHRYLSFLWCPGEGTPLRGVRKLLPGEAMVIEAGRISRRWIWYQLPPFRGTVADLSEPEAVAGTAETLRRAVHRQLVADVPVGAFLSGGLDSSAVVAFAREQAPDIHCFSIEIEGGQGDGFVDDLPYARRVALHLGVPLDVVRIDAGRMANDLEGMVAQLDEPLADPAPLNVLYISRLAREQGIKVLLSGAGGDDLFTGYRRHVAVNYEHYWKWLPFGVRSGLEQATVGLDQRRPLFRRLTKLFSGAGLTGDARLANYFLWAKESQLLGLYTPEFRARLGQEEASAPMLAFLKPLPASVPPLERMLALEQRFFLSDHNLAYTDKMSMATGVEVRVPFLDLDLVEHAARISIGIKQRGQVGKWILKKAMEPYLPHDVIYRPKSGFGAPLRQWMRRELRPLLGDLLSVESLTRRGLFDPEAVQRLMTQDDSGQIDASYTLLSLLNIEIWCRTYLDAAPMNHHFSHSWEKKSEASSSKS
- a CDS encoding glycosyltransferase family 4 protein, with amino-acid sequence MRILYFHQHFSTPEGTTGIRSYEMARRLIARGHEVTMVCGRYRGGQTGLRSPFMRGCRRGRVDGIDIVEFDLAYSNSDRFITRTLTFIKFALRSIALALTEHYDVVFATTTPLTAGIPGIFARWFRGKPFVFEVRDLWPELPKAMRVIRNPLVLGAMSLLEWISYHSAQRLVGLSPGIVEGIARRGISRNKISLVPNGCDFDIFAAPVAPWRPEGMNEKDLLAVFTGTHGVANGLDAILDAAVELKRRGRKDIYLLLIGEGRLKPSLQARAEREGLDNVLFYPPVNKTRLAGLMASADLGLQILGNVPAFYYGTSPNKFFDYIASGLPVLNNYPGWLAEMISKAECGFAIPPDDPKAFADALEQAAEDRDALKEKGRRAFILAQSKFNRRELADHFVDWVAGAAGG
- a CDS encoding glycosyltransferase family 4 protein, whose protein sequence is MRKSPKKILLLSPLPPPAGGIATWTKKVFDYGLPGWDPPVILNTKLRGNRKVFQKARFSTSEIYRTINVLCLLLFHLIKTRPKAVHINCSVSPLGVFRDLLCAILVRIFGFPLICHFRGNLGDFPTQKRLSFFALKNLIKLSKANIVLNKPSLEFFSRISPSHSAPFLIPNFIDDGIFTKQVIVRASQRRPRALFVGGITKAKGGLEIVETARSMSGIDFVMIGSVLSDMESELKDAPPNLFLCKEMHHAEIIQEMCQSDLLLFPSHSEGFPNAVLEAMSVGLPVIATKVGAIPEMIEEEKGGILVDVGDLKAITRALEKLIDDSELRTSMGRFNREKSRNHYSYSVVIKKLTAVYDAIS
- a CDS encoding sugar transferase, which encodes MKRLVDIFAAGLGLFFLSPIFLIVAWLIRRKLGRPVFFHQTRPGLNGKPFQMVKFRTMTDRKDSSGKLLPDEVRITPFGRTLRAWSLDELPELWNVLKGDMSLVGPRPLLMEYLPLYTSEQARRHEVRPGITGWAQVNGRNALKWEEKFNLDVWYVDHQCFALDMEILWMTLSPVLCRSGINQKGETPMEKFRGNKTQEVH
- a CDS encoding heparinase II/III-family protein encodes the protein MTVVSQVALKARTAYALGLPNIFRVTVYRLSLFFGLNAVRRLKARSLKAPFFNPMLVATKAIPPIAWQDQAYLFGWFPVVWTGEVCPDWHKNQISGSRAAGQDRPWWEIPDFDPKVGDIKAVWEASRFDWVLAMAQRAAAGEASEWVRLNAWLEDWCQANPTYLGPNWKCGQEASIRVMHLAMAALISDQAEKPCESLLDLVEAHLLRIAPTVRYAMAQDNNHGTSEAAALFIGGSWLVRSGRSGAEHWEELGRYWLENRAGRLIEPDGSFSQYSVNYHRFLLDTFSMVEVWRRHAVLKPFSSMWQARAAAAARWLAAFVDLDSGDAPNLGANDGARLLPLTDTDFRDFRPSVQLAMVLFTESRVYPAEGIWNVPLRWLGVSLPEAVAETTPSRLFNDGGYARLRRGRAMALLRYPRFRFRPSQADALHLDLWVSGENLLRDAGSFSYNTDEHWINYFSGTSGHNTVQFDDHDQMPRLSLFLFGDWLETRELVPLEKTDQAVSCGAGYRDRFGVAHSRKVRLESNALIVRDEICGFKRKAVLRWRLRPGSWKVEGNVATDGKHAISVKANVPMIHFNLIQGWESRYYLQKAPVPVLEVEVSEPGVLTTEYRWLS